Within the Cupriavidus malaysiensis genome, the region TTGTCACCGTTGCGGCCGACGGCGAGCGCGAGGTGTCGATCAGCATTCCCGAGTCGCGCGTAGACGAACTGCGCAAGGCCACGACGCTCACGATCACGGTGTGGGCACATCCGGAAAAGTCGTGGAGCGGCAAGCTCCGCGAGCTTGCGCCGGACGCTGACAGCGTCACGCGCGCGTACTCTGCGCGCGTTTCGATTCTGGACGCTGACGCCGATCCCAGCCTCCTGCGTCTGGGTATGACCGCTTCCGTCATGGTTCCAGACGTGAACGGCAGTGGCGCGATGCGCGTGCCGCTGACCGCCATCGTCGATCACGAGCGTGGTCGCCAGGTGTGGGTGGTGGACCCTAAGACGTCAAGGGTGACAGCGCGTGAAGTGAAGCTTGGCGCTGCGCAGAACGACAGCGTCATTGTGGTGGCGGGTCTGGCAGGCGGCGAGACGGTGGTGAGCGCCGGCGTGCATATGCTGCAGCCCGGCCAGCAGGTGAAGGTGGCGAAGGCGGTGGCCCTGGCCCAGGCGGGAGGTTCGAAGTGAAAGGCGTCAATCTGTCCGAATGGGCGCTCAAGCACCCGCAGATGATCGCATTCCTGTTGTTGCTGTTGTCAGTGGCCGGGGTGCTGGCCTACGGCAGCCTGGGCCAGAAGGAAGACCCCGAGTTCACGATCAAGACGATGGTGGTGCAGGCCTACTGGCCGGGAAGCTCCGCGCAGCAGATGGCCGACCAGGTTGCCGACAAGCTTGAGCGCAAGTTGCAGGAGGTGGCGGAGATCGACTATACGTCCACCTACGTGAAGCCGGGGGAGACGCAGATCAAGGTCAACCTGCGCGAGGAAGTACCGCGCTCCGCCGTACCGGGTGTGTGGTATCAGGTCCGCAAGAAGATAGGTGACATCCGCCAAACCCTGCCGCAGGGCACGCAGGGGCCCTTCTTCAATGACGAGTTCGGGGACACGTTCGGCAATCTCTACGCCATCACCGGCGACGGATTCAACTATGACGACCTGCGACGGATCGCCGATGCCGCGCGTAACGAGTTCCTTCGCGTCGACGACGTCAACAAGGTCGACCTGGTCGGCAAGCAGGAACAGAGTATCTATGTGGAAGTCTCCACTGCCAAGCTCGCTTCGTTGGGGATCGATCCGGCACTGATTGCCCAGACCCTGGCGCAAACCAACGTGGTGACGTCGGGCGGGACGGTGCAGACCAGCGCCGAACGGGTGCGGCTGGACGTGAGCGGCGAGTTCGACTCCGTCGAGGGCATCCGCGCCATCGGCATCCGTGCCGGCCAGCGCACCTTCCGGCTGGGCGATATTGCTGATGTACGTCGCGGTTTCGTGGAGCCGGCCACCTCGCGGATGCGCTTCAACGGCAACGAGGCCATCGGTCTTGCGGTGAGCATGCGCAAAGGCGGCGACGTGATCCGGCTCGGCACGAAGCTCGATGAAACGGTGAAGCGCATCGAGTCCACACTGCCGGTCGGGGTGCAGATTCATGCGGTCAGCGACCAGCCGCGCATCGTCGAGCATTCCGTTTTCGAATTCAAGAAGAGTCTCGCCGAGGCGGTGGTCATCGTGCTCGTGGTGAGTTTCCTGTCGCTGGGCCTGCGGACGGGACTGGTCGTTGCACTGAGCATCCCGCTCGTGCTGGCCATGACGTTCCTGGCGATGTACGTGATGGGGATCGACCTGCAACGCATCTCGCTCGGTGCGCTGATCATCGCGCTCGGGCTGCTGGTCGACGACGCCATCATCGCCGTCGAAATGATGGCGCTGAAGCTCGAGCAGGGCTGGGACAAGTTCCGCGCCGCCACCTACGCCTACACGGCCACTGCATTCCCGATGCTCACCGGCACGCTGATCACGGCGGCGGGCTTTCTTCCGGTCGGCTTCGCCAAGTCCGGCACCGGCGAGTATGTGTACTCGCTGTTTCAGGTGGTGGGAATCTCGCTGCTGCTGTCGTGGATCGTGGCCGTGCTGTTCACGCCATACCTCGGTTTCAAGCTGTTGAAGGCGCATGTGCACGCCTCGCATGACGAGGAGGCGGTCTACCAACGCGGCTTCTATGTCAAGTTCCGCCGCTTCATCGATTTCTGCCTGAGACAGCGCGTGTGGGTGCTCGGCATCACGCTCGCCGCGTTCGTGGGCGCGCTGGTGCTGTTCAAGGCAGTGCCCCAGCAGTTCTTTCCGGCATCGGACCGGGCCGAGCTGATCGTGGATATGTGGATGCCGGAGGCCTCGACGTTCGAGGCGAGCCAGAGCGAGGTGCGCAAGCTCGATGCGATGCTCAAGGGCGATCCGGACATCGCCGCGGTGACCAGCTTCGTGGGCAATGGCGCGCCGCGCTTCTACCTGCCGCTCGATGCACAGACGCCGAACCTGAACCTGGGCGAGATGATCGTGATGACCAAGGGCGGCGAGGCACGTGAGCGCGTGAAGGAAAAGCTCGAGAAGCTCTTCGCGGAAGACTTTCCCAACGTACGTGGCCGCGTCAACCGGCTCGAGAACGGTCCGCCGGTCGGTTACCCGGTGCAGTTTCGCGTGTACGGGCAGGACAACGACAAGGTCCGTGCCATCGGGGACAAGGTGGCGGCCATCATGCGTGAGGAGCCGCACGTGCGCCAGGTCAACCAGGACTGGGGCGAGCGCATCAAGCGCGTGCAGGTCGACGTCGATCAGGACAAGGCACGTGCGCTGGGCGTCAGCTCAGGCCAGATCAAGCAGGCGCTGGAGGCATCGATCTCGGGCACGCCGATCACGCAGTTCCGCGAGGAAGACCAGGATATCGACGTTGTATCGCGCCTCGTCGCAGCGGAGCGCACGGACCTGAACAACCTGAAGGACGCCAAGATCTATGTGCGCGACGGCAAGTTCGTGCCGGTCTCGCAGGTGGCCCGCCTCACGCTCGCCAGCGAGGAAGGTGAGCTGTGGCGGCGCAACCGCGTGCCGACGATGACCGTGCGTGCCGATATCGCCGGGGCGCAGGCGCCCGACGTCACGCGTGCGTTGCAGCCCAGGATCGACGCCCTCGAGAAGGATCTGCCGCTCGGTTACGGCATTGAGATCGGCGGTGCGGCGGAATCGAGCGCGAAGGCACAACGCTCAGTGTTTGCTGTGATGCCCTTGACCATTATCGCGGTGCTCGTGCTGTTGATGATCCAGTTGCAGGACATGAAGAAGATGGCGATTGTCCTGATGACCGCGCCGCTCGGCCTGATCGGTGTGAGCGTGGTGCTGGCCGCCTTCCGGATTCCGTTCGGTTTCGTTGCGATGCTCGGTGTCATCGCGCTCGCTGGCATGATCATCCGCAACTCGGTGATCCTGGTCGTGCAGATCGACGAGGACGTGCGCGCCGGCGTTCCGCTGTGGACGGCCATCGTCGAGGCGGCGGTGCGGCGTTTGCGGCCGATCGTGCTGACGGCACTGGCGGCCATCCTGGCGATGGTGCCGCTCACCCATTCTGTGTTCTGGGGCCCCATGGCGTGGGCAATCATGGGCGGCCTCGCCGTGGCCACGGTGCTGACGCTCGTGTTCCTTCCCACCTTGTATGCGACGTGGTACCGGGCCAAGCGCCCCGCGACCGTCTGATCGCGGATCGGATGTTGAGAGTGATTGTGATGAAGCGATTGAATATGGCCCTGCGGGCCGGACAGGTGGCCCTCGGCTGCATGCTTTTCCTGAGCGCCGGGGATTCCGGCGCGATCGACCTCGTGGGCGCCTATGAGCAGGCGTTGGCGCATGATCCGACAACCCTTGCCGCGAACGATGCGCTGACG harbors:
- a CDS encoding efflux RND transporter permease subunit, which encodes MKGVNLSEWALKHPQMIAFLLLLLSVAGVLAYGSLGQKEDPEFTIKTMVVQAYWPGSSAQQMADQVADKLERKLQEVAEIDYTSTYVKPGETQIKVNLREEVPRSAVPGVWYQVRKKIGDIRQTLPQGTQGPFFNDEFGDTFGNLYAITGDGFNYDDLRRIADAARNEFLRVDDVNKVDLVGKQEQSIYVEVSTAKLASLGIDPALIAQTLAQTNVVTSGGTVQTSAERVRLDVSGEFDSVEGIRAIGIRAGQRTFRLGDIADVRRGFVEPATSRMRFNGNEAIGLAVSMRKGGDVIRLGTKLDETVKRIESTLPVGVQIHAVSDQPRIVEHSVFEFKKSLAEAVVIVLVVSFLSLGLRTGLVVALSIPLVLAMTFLAMYVMGIDLQRISLGALIIALGLLVDDAIIAVEMMALKLEQGWDKFRAATYAYTATAFPMLTGTLITAAGFLPVGFAKSGTGEYVYSLFQVVGISLLLSWIVAVLFTPYLGFKLLKAHVHASHDEEAVYQRGFYVKFRRFIDFCLRQRVWVLGITLAAFVGALVLFKAVPQQFFPASDRAELIVDMWMPEASTFEASQSEVRKLDAMLKGDPDIAAVTSFVGNGAPRFYLPLDAQTPNLNLGEMIVMTKGGEARERVKEKLEKLFAEDFPNVRGRVNRLENGPPVGYPVQFRVYGQDNDKVRAIGDKVAAIMREEPHVRQVNQDWGERIKRVQVDVDQDKARALGVSSGQIKQALEASISGTPITQFREEDQDIDVVSRLVAAERTDLNNLKDAKIYVRDGKFVPVSQVARLTLASEEGELWRRNRVPTMTVRADIAGAQAPDVTRALQPRIDALEKDLPLGYGIEIGGAAESSAKAQRSVFAVMPLTIIAVLVLLMIQLQDMKKMAIVLMTAPLGLIGVSVVLAAFRIPFGFVAMLGVIALAGMIIRNSVILVVQIDEDVRAGVPLWTAIVEAAVRRLRPIVLTALAAILAMVPLTHSVFWGPMAWAIMGGLAVATVLTLVFLPTLYATWYRAKRPATV